CATAAGAAAAGAgcgctcaaaaaaaaaagaaacaacttgTTACATGTCGTCAATGTATAAGAGTGAACTCTCGGCAAAATCTGATGAAGCAAAGTTGTAAAATCTGATGTTTTCATGATGAAATTACATATGCCCTAGTTATCTTAGCCCTATTGGCATATTACACCACCATGATGGGAAAAGTTCCGGAGAACGCTAAGTACTACAATATCATGTAGGCAATAGAAAATACAATGACCCCCTTACCTTGGAGTTAAGGGATTGGTTAATTCTTATGCTATTTTATTCTGAATATTGACATGAAAAATGGAGAAGACGTTGAGAAGACATTTTTGCTGCATGCGTGGAAGAAAATCGTTTCggttgatctttttttttcattcaattttatttttggttttaGCAATCTCTGGAACTTTTGGAGTCAAGTATCTTGTCTATGAAATTGTATCAGATATGGAtctactaaaaaaaattatctacgCATGCGTGGTTTTTAGAAAGTTAAGGACGTAGCAGATGCCTGTCgattttttaatgacttttgcTTCTCTTGTTTTCGAAACATCTGATCCCGGAAAAAcgaatgcccctttattcaatTGTTACAACGTCTTCCTTTACGTGTTATTAgccatttcttcttctttttctatgCAGGCATAATTTCAGCTCACGTGGGTAACAGTCAGCGAGAGAAACGTCGTTTCGGCCTTGCCGCCCTTCGAGAACTCGGCATGGGTAAATCTCGTCTCGTCGAGAACATAACGGACGAAATTGAAACGTTGTCCGAAGTCTTTGTTGGCTACGAAGGCAAACCTTTTAATCCTGCCCACGATATTACTGTGTCCGTTTCCAACATCGTATCATGGATTGTCTTTGGGAAGCGATTCAAGCATGATGATACTGCCTTCAAGCGTTTCCTGGAAATAATTCACGAAGGAATCGAGATTTGTGAGTCGACAGGCGCTACAGGATTTATCCCCATGCTGCAGTACTTACCATTGCCTGTCTGGAAGAAACTCGCTGACAACGAAGCAGAGTGGAGGAAATTCGATAGTGCCATGATCAAAGATGCCCTGCAGAGGCCTTCCTTTGAAGAGCCATGTTTCGTACAGATGTACCATGAGGAAATGAAGCGTATGCAACAACGAGTCAGCGCAGGTGCAGTAGGTTCAGATGTGTTCAGTGGTACGAATGGCACCAGCGACTCTGACGGTGGTgtgatttttaatgaagaaGATATGCGTCAGACTCTTGGGGATTTGTTTGCAGCTGGAACGGATACAACTGCCACAACACTGAAATGGGCTATTCTCTTTCTCATACTGCATCCAGACGTCCAAAGTAAAATCCATGAAGAATTGGACAGTGTTTTTGGACGCACTCGAAAGCCAAGCTTGGAGGATCGTAAGCAAATCCCTTACACTGAAGCGGTGCTTCTGGAAGTCCAGAGGACGGCATCGGTTGTTCCCCTTGGTGTGCCACATTCAGCGAGTTGGGACACTACGCTTAATGGACACCATGTTCCAGCAAATACCCTGATCTTACCCAACATCTGGGCTGTCCACCATGATCCAAAGATCTGGAAGAACCCTGATAAGTTTCGACCGGAAAGGTTTTTAGATGACACGGGGACGACTGTTCTTCAGCGAGAAGAGCTCCTCCCATTTTGCATaggtaaataaaatttgaaagctGAAAAGATTCGACCCTATCTTTATACAAAGAAGGGTTATTGAATCTCTGAGGCCTgttcttaatttcaaaatttaaaagacAATTTTGACTTGAAAGCAATTAccgctttcgatattatactcTTTAATCAAGCAATCCAGACGAAATCTaaacattataaaaaataagaacagtatttttttttcctttcagaaTATTTCGCGGGTTAGTAATGATGTAGCTCCATAAGTCTCCTCTTTTTTATAAAACTTACTTACTTGAGTATACTTGGATGTATAGACTGGAAGCATAACTTTGTCGTTCTTTACTAATCTATCCTATCTGAAGTATAGGTCAAACttctttggatttttttttaaatacctttCTAGGGATGACTTAAATTGGTAAATGGTGGCAACATCATCTTTTGAGTACTTTATTTGGCAGAGAATTACAATTTACAATCTATAGTCCTTACTGAAAGGCATACTGCCAGAGTCTAGTGTTTAAGCGTTATATGACTATGATCACTTTCGTTTATTCGTTCATTCTTTTTAAAGGCAGGAGAAAGTGTCTCGGAGAGCAACTCGCCAAGATGGAACTGTACTTCTTCTTCACCCATCTTCTCCACCGCTTCGAATTCCGTATCCCTGAGGGCGCCCTTCCACCCAGCACTGCAGGAAAAGTTGGTGCCACACGCAACCCAATGCCGTTCAGTGTGTGTGCAATACCGCGTTACTCATAGCAAGAGTCTAGGGAGAGGTTGGCTCTCAACAAACAAGTCAGGGgtcgcggaacggttttgaaagtgggggcgGAAGGGGGggttgaccatgcaaaaaatcacaacgagatggtcatttttacgtttttgttcacggttttgttaaaaaaaagtggGAGCTGAAGCCAACACAgccattggcggcggagcagaggattatattttgtgtttggggggacgcctattgttgcgtcccccccccccccacacaaaagataatcctctgctccgccgccaatgaaCACAGCACACCCCCCGCCGTTTTCGCGACCCCTACAAATGTCTGCCGTTGGTGATAGTTGATCATTACTAATggacaatgaaaaaatattctctCGCAATCATTAAGAAACTATTGCGAATCTAAAACCTGATCGCCATTATTGATAATTATGCGTTATGAATTACGAATTCTGGGGCCTGTTGTATAGTTACGAACTTACGATTAAATATAACTCTAAAAAATCAAAGTAActtgcttttcaaccaaaccCGTATTTTGGGTCTTGTGGTTTATttggttgtttgtttgttgCATGTAAACGCAACTCTTATTACAACGGGCCACATTTGATGAAGGGCGGTTATTCTGTTACTCGCAATGGGTAGTTggttccatgatatttgctccggcgacaattgctctgatgaAAAATCTGCACATTGTGCCAAACATAAaccctaacctccaaaactaaataaacgtTAATTATAATCttaacattattctgaaccaagactctattacaatcctaacccTATCCTTTACCCTCTGATATATTAACCCTaacttaactgggctattttgtGAGGttaaagtccggagggggcctTTTAGGCCCTCCTTAAGATCACGGCCGCAGATTTCGCGCAGTCGCGAAAATGTTGGTAAGCTAGGGTTaagactggagcaaatgtcgtagGATCATTATGTCGTGTTTCCGGATAGTTGTCCGTCATGGCAGTCACTTTTATATCGAGCTTTTGTATTCGACTCCCTCTCCATACAGTTCCTTTGATGTTCCTTaactattgattttttttttagtgtaggcatgggcggaaatctgtcccgaaagttaggggggaccacaggggcggatccagccttcgccaatagggggggggggcgattttttttcagccataatatgttaatccccgatcggccgctcgaagatgatttttgtttgtttcattgaagggatagtcctcatggtcacttcttagctttattcttatgaataaatatatatatataatatcataatccttatttatataatgcgagcgcgaagcgcgagctaaattttttaagaaatattatgtattttttcctaaaattttgaacatttctgggcaatgtttgctaTCCTGAGAAAGATGTGtatgtaaatgaataattactacaaacgtGAAgggcgagcagaaatgaactgatggaaaaggtacctgttaaagactgcttgcagttagccatgaagacgttacacattttaaaaattaactaatacgagcgcgaagcgcgtgctgaAATTTTACCTAAGGAAagaaaattctaagcactttttgtaatttaaacagatacatgtaggtatataactaaacaattgatgcgagcgcgaagcgcgagcggaaaaaaaatcgagatttagacctaaaaacgggacactctattcacgttttgtaaatcatgaaaataatgagtaataggggatcttccttcattaataatgcgagcactaagcgcgagcagaaaatttttgatattgttatctgaaactggataatggtttaaatagagaacaagttgagtatctgaataaacatgcgcgcgcgtgtttcatatttagacctagaatctaggcattctaaatacatcttttatcatcaaaatcaaagcgagcgcgaagcgcgagcttaaactatttaaTATTCCgttctgaaaaaagagtcaatttcagctattTATTTCAAGCAAtatgtaggaaaattgtgaggtggatatggatcgcacttaatcagttaataaagagctgatagatttcattatcatttgagttttgacatatatgaccgggacatccttaggacatgtcatatgaaaatgatgactatcttcatattcctcttgctaagcgcgagataaacaaaagggacaatttaacaattaaattaatatcttatttattaatgcctaatgagggcgagaaatctgatgatattatggcctgaaaactggacatttcaagcacttttgtaattatgaatagaatgcatctatgcgagcgcaaatcgagagccaaaatctttgaaaaactgtcatgaaaatcaatattgagacatacataactcgccaatcaaaatgcgagcgagtATAGCGCtatctgatacgttttgacaatcagacttgaaaagggatatttttcaaactaaatggaatacacgaaaataaaaggtacttattcagaccataaagctgTCATTTtaacagagcactttttaaaatcagtttgtaaatcacacaaaataatgaaagttcgatttccgaggtgaaatgtgtaatgtatattgacttccaaacttgatatttaagctccatattgaacaatcacctaacaggcaatgtgagcgcgaagcgcgaccgaaaattttatatagtgacatgaaagattttttttattttccaagtcttcccctcatcttattttattcactctggaaaatttgaaaagcaaaaaaaaaaagtttttcacccaaaatgtaaggtcatttagtctaaaatacatgtattatttcgaatgtgagtgatgcatttttcatcataaaatacaaaaatagtaggggggacatttgatattgtgtcccccctactatttttggtaggggggacacgtcccccctgtcccccctgggatttccgcccatgagtGTAGGTTCACCTTTTGTGACGGAGAAGCGTTATTGCATGTTTCACCAGTTTTCTTTCAACAGGGTCGCCTCTTCAGTTGACGAGCTGCTATCACTGAGTATTTACGATAATAATAGATTTCGTAGGAAGGTAAACAACTTCTTAACCCACACACAAATGCCACAAGAGGTATTGTAATTCCAACTTGAAATATTTAgcctgaaatattgtattatttccAACGAATTTCTCGAAGACCAGATTGGAGAGAGTTTGGTTCGTTTCATTTCACGTTTTCATGTACATTGATCTCGTTTCTTCTAAGTTTTGCATGTTTAGAAATTATATGTTAATATGAAGAACCGATTAATTAAGAAGATGAAGCTGGAAAATTAAGTTAGGATTTAGTGAGACATGGCACTCGATGAAACCATATgcattataaaaatcatttatttattacttcattattttctttcagatACATTAATGTGCATTGTTAGCTCCGTGATTTTATAGTATACATCCAAGGTTAATACATGTAATGCAAACTTGTTCTGACATTGTAAGTCAAATTCGTTTAGATGCTGAAAACGTCATGAAACCAGGCAGATAATGATTGTTCACTACTTGTATCTGATAAAAAATTGAGTGAAATTTGAATACAAATGAGGAACATCAACATTCTTTTATCACACAAAACCTATAGTTTCCCATTCCAAATAAATCGAAAgccaatgaaaaaaatatcacttcCAATTTGTCGTATTTTCATGTATTCCTCCATTACAAAGTTTAAAGGGTGAGGAATGGAACGGGAAGGCACTACTTGTGAACAAAATAATTTCGTTTGGGTTGGAGTGGATGACTTGTGCCGTCGGTCTTTCTCTGTCTCACGGATCAGTGCCTTTATCAAGGGGGTTGAAAATAATgtgtgagatttttttttgttcgtaGAAGACACctcatataattattatcagatCATAATTCCATGCATACGTACATAAATTCACTATATACAATTCATTCGACGTGTCTTCCATTGTGTTATGTAAACCTTGTATAAGTAAAATAGCAAATCTAACGTAAAATGCGCGAAACGTTACCTGCGTTTTGCATTCATTGCTGGAGTGAAATAGTTCTTTTTCACTCGTGAGTTATGATTCATGTAATCTTTGCAAGTGGTCttaaaaatacagtatttacgATTCATTCAAATTCACTCAaaatttatcatcaaaatcCATTCATCATTGTGATACCGCTGGATTGCATAAGTCGGTTTTTATCGTTGCATATGGGAACGCCATTGCTTGTCTGACATAGCAATATTCCCGGTAGGTCGAAAATGAGAAATcatctgtgaaaaaaaattattttacatctaataaaaatttcatcgcaaataatttattttggtGTGGTTCGCTTGCATGATTAAAGGACAAAGGATTTACATGGAAAACTTGAAATacgaaattaaatgaaaaacacataCATACATGATTTCACATTAAAGATTGTTGTTAAAGCTGCCAGTTAATAAGGAACTCACGACTGTTACGCTCTTAATCTGggatgtattaaaaaaaaacgacaccaattggtgtcccTACATGATAACACTCTGATGTCACAGTGTTTAAATTGGATCCTAGAACATAACACCAAACAGTGTTAAAGTAACAACCAAAGATGGTGAAATAACACGAATGTGTGTTGAATTAACACTTTAGATTAAACACCGGATAGTAATGACTGGAGTTTTCCTCTATATACATCAGTTAAGACCTCAGTTTGTGTTGTGTGGCCTGCTATTGCGTGCTAGAGGCTGTGACAATCCTTCAGTAATTTTGAATTACAGCTTAAGTTAAAATCTGTTCTTAGTACATTGAAACTCGGTAATAATCcagatgaaatatttttcacattaAATTATTCTTATTAAGGTTATAGGAATTCACTCGCACTATGCAATAACGAAACGACAGTTTGGACCAGTGTTGCGTATAAAGCCATGGGGCAACTTAACGTGGTTAAAGATGGCTTCATTGCATGACGCCCATGACCgtacttgggggggggggggcagttgttcccagaaattttgaaattttcacaaaatgcaCCAAAATTGTGCACAAAAtgcttcaatttcactttacaaaatgcaaaagcgccccGATGATAAGCTCGATTGTTTTACTCCCTTTCTTTCAAGTTTTGTCGAAACAGTTTACGCATCCTGCCCCCATCAAAAAAACATATCTACGTAATGCCATGATGACGCCAGTTTTCTGACAAAGGTATGGCTTTAGTGaggtttttaaaatgttttttttttaaagaatcacATCATAACCAACCGCTTGGTACCGATATCAAGTTGGATTTGGACAACATATGCTATGGTTTGACACTTGCTTTACGAAAACATGAAGTTTGATATTTACCCAAGTTTGCTCATCTAGCTACATTGTTAAAAAGATGTTTAAAATTTATACAACGTTGTTTattatatgaaccttacagtagttctacagtttaaacaaacatgcttaatttattgaaaattaattaataaattacattttaaaatcaaaactttattgtttaaaagatttaaacactaatctgtttaaacgaGTACTATAAGGCTCATATAGTAAACAGAGTTTATAAACACttaaaacagcgtttttactagTCAAGTAGATTCCCAACATGTCCGTGAAGTTGAGTATGTATCCAAGTTTATAGCTGAACGTTGTAGTATAGGGTGTCTATATTGAccaagggaagccacttcagttctgaaaactgttctcccagcgggccctgctattattattaccccgactGTAGCTGGgatgcctaggcgctcaagcattccaaggaatttcttcctaccgggcacccattcacctcacctgggttgagtgcagcacaatctGTTtcaaagactaatccactgggccacaacgctctacTTCAAGAATCCGACGGGTGCCACCTGGGCACCCTTGCGCATTTTTTATTGACGTcataggccacgcccactttttCAAATACCTCTCAAATATGACTTACATGTTTTACACAATAAACagtcatgtttggtatcaaattaaagctaaatcaaatgcaaaaaaaaaaaaatatatggatcaCTGGGCATTTCAATCACGTATACGTCAGTttaaggtcatttaaggtcaaaaCAGGTCAAATTTCTCTACAAATGTAAGTAATACATGTAATGTGGAACACATCGGCCAGAATTCACAAAAAGACTTCGCTCCTGGTTTTTGGTGCTTTAAACCCCCTCCGGATTTAAACCGTGGACTTAAAACCCAGGAGGGGGTTTAAACCCAAAGGGGATTTAAGATTCCTTTGTAAATTCGGGCCTtaatttgtttgtgtgtgttttatgtattttgtaaatcattacTATGTATACAGGGCACTCCTGTAAAGCAGGATTTTTGGGACTGAAAAGACTATAATGATAGTGccaaataatattgatatttgtgaagataaaattgtcaaggatacaataatgatgatgaatcattCGATGCTAATGATAATTTTAACATAATAGGCCTaataatatattgaaataagtaTAGTATTTAGTACTCGTATcggtgaattatcggatggtctaataccacttggtctccttatcagttcgtccaacttcacatagtctaaactcattttgtctacaaccagttcaggtaatatccaattcgtccaattccCACTTGGTATAATATCCAattagtctaatttccatttgggctagtaaccagttgggctaattctcacttggtctaatatctaatttgtctaattcccacttggtctaatatccaattcgtctaatgaccacttggtctaatagccaaatggtctaatgaccacttggtctaatatccatttggtctaatgaccacttcgtctaatagccaaatggtctaatgaccaattggtctaatcgccaattggtctaatgcccagttgggctaaacggcacttggtctaattttcatttggatttttgttttcttgaaaaactGGGAACCCTGATTGGGTTAaactatctacagtagatcgtataggcctacatagatGTGGATGAATAAAAATCTTACTTATTTCACCTCTGTGATCGTTTATCAGCgttattttacataaaatagcaaattttattgttattcaccaaaaccttcaaaagtCCCCTTAAATAGACAAAATATCCCCAAAATTTGTTTCatccccaaatattttttttcttccccaaagctttttgaaaatttcaaaaaaatttgattatttttttaattattagaccaagtggtcattagaccaattggctattagaccaagtggtcattagtcTAGTTGGCTAtaagaccaagtggtcattagaccaaaagagaattggactaagtgggtttaaACCGAATGTTGTTAGtccatctgatgattagaccaagtgatgttAGACTAACCGTCAGTAAACCCTTGTATcgcaaaaataattttatcttaCTTCTTAGCGCTTACTATAATGGTAAACCCTGTACTATACTGTCCCTTTGATATCTCCCTAACAATTGGCTGGTGATGAGGTCTAAAGCTCATTTTTTAAAGCGGTATAGCTTAGCGATAAACAATTTTCTACCAAAGATTatcgaaaaatctgtaaaatataGTTTGATATTTTAAATCGCGACATCAGCACCGTACATCGTTGGGAAGCAACTTAAATATGGGACGTAGGGACCCTTGaagtgttcaagttcaagtttatttaaaccaatcaaaacagGAGATATAGTACACAGTTTAACAAAAAATTAGAAGACATgataggtttgggaccccatAGAAGCAAAGCTTGTGA
This is a stretch of genomic DNA from Lytechinus pictus isolate F3 Inbred unplaced genomic scaffold, Lp3.0 scaffold_19, whole genome shotgun sequence. It encodes these proteins:
- the LOC129260962 gene encoding cytochrome P450 2U1-like; amino-acid sequence: METLLSFMDTTTSLVALLVFLLSLFFTHRFYQSRDEKIKSLPPRGPVEWPIIGIIPSLVGDEPYKLLAGLSSKYGPVFLSRIGMIPTLVINDFNSMKEALAKSGDDFADRPRFGMMEYITKGKGIISAHVGNSQREKRRFGLAALRELGMGKSRLVENITDEIETLSEVFVGYEGKPFNPAHDITVSVSNIVSWIVFGKRFKHDDTAFKRFLEIIHEGIEICESTGATGFIPMLQYLPLPVWKKLADNEAEWRKFDSAMIKDALQRPSFEEPCFVQMYHEEMKRMQQRVSAGAVGSDVFSGTNGTSDSDGGVIFNEEDMRQTLGDLFAAGTDTTATTLKWAILFLILHPDVQSKIHEELDSVFGRTRKPSLEDRKQIPYTEAVLLEVQRTASVVPLGVPHSASWDTTLNGHHVPANTLILPNIWAVHHDPKIWKNPDKFRPERFLDDTGTTVLQREELLPFCIGRRKCLGEQLAKMELYFFFTHLLHRFEFRIPEGALPPSTAGKVGATRNPMPFSVCAIPRYS